One region of Manis pentadactyla isolate mManPen7 chromosome 9, mManPen7.hap1, whole genome shotgun sequence genomic DNA includes:
- the LOC118912055 gene encoding olfactory receptor 52B4-like has translation MTSLNHTGVSHTVFHLLGIPGLEDKHMWISIPFIISYVIALFGNSLLICIILTKRSLREPMYLFLCMLAGADIVLSTCTVPQALAIFWFRAGEISLGRCIAQVFVLTSTFMSESGILLVMAFDRYIAICYPLRYTTMLTHALIGKIGLTVFLRSYITVFPIIFLLKRLTFCRTNILPTTGCEHIGLAKFSCDDIRVNIWYGFFLLMLTVILDVVLIFVSYMFILHAVFRIPSLDARHKALNTCGSHVCVILLFYGPGIFSVLTQRFGRHIPPHIHVLLANVCTLAPPMLNPIIYGIKTKQIQDRVTHVLCPKNM, from the coding sequence ATGACTTCCTTAAACCACACTGGTGTTAGCCACACAGTCTTCCACTTGCTGGGCATCCCTGGCCTTGAGGACAAGCACATGTGGATTTCCATCCCCTTCATCATTTCCTATGTCATCGCCCTCTTTGGGAACAGCCTGCTCATCTGCATCATCCTCACAAAGCGCAGCCTCCGTGAGCCCATGTACCTCTTCCTCTGCATGCTGGCCGGAGCAGACATTGTCCTCTCCACATGCACAGTGCCTCAGGCCCTGGCCATCTTCTGGTTCCGTGCTGGGGAGATCTCCCTGGGTCGCTGCATTGCTCAGGTCTTTGTCCTGACTTCCACATTCATGTCTGAGTCAGGGATCCTGCTGGTGATGGCGTTTGACCGCTACATTGCCATATGCTACCCACTGAGATACACCACTATGCTTACACATGCATTAATTGGGAAAATTGGTTTGACTGTCTTTCTGAGAAGTTACATTACAGTATTTCCCataatatttcttttgaaaagacTGACTTTCTGCAGAACTAACATCCTTCCAACAACTGGTTGTGAGCACATTGGCTTGGCCAAGTTTTCCTGTGATGACATACGAGTAAACATCTGGTATGGGTTTTTCCTGCTAATGTTAACAGTGATTTTAGATGTCGTGctaatttttgtttcatatatgtttatACTTCATGCTGTCTTCCGCATCCCTTCTCTAGATGCTCGCCACAAAGCCCTCAACACATGTGGCTCCCATGTGTGTGTCATCCTCCTCTTTTATGGGCCTGGGATCTTCTCAGTGCTCACTCAGCGGTTTGGACGCCACATCCCACCCCATATCCATGTCCTGCTGGCCAATGTCTGCACTCTGGCTCCTCCTATGCTGAACCCCATCATTTATGGGATCAAGACCAAACAGATCCAGGACCGGGTTACTCATGTCTTATGTCCAAAAAATATGTGA